One stretch of Pararhizobium qamdonense DNA includes these proteins:
- a CDS encoding endonuclease/exonuclease/phosphatase family protein — MKFLSYNIQYGVGLDGRFDPERIAASLEGADVIALQEVTRNFHRNGQADLPAIFRDLMPQYFSTFWPACEIDAGSAIENGRAVDRRFQFGNMILSRFPIAATRLIPLPRTRTISPMNLQRGATEALIITPSGPLRVYSVHLDHANPDERIAQIAYLKEKALSYPRQGGAMTGGGDFGFTELPHPEDFVLMGDFNMEPEGAEYRTMTGTRDAYYGRSLRLENPVDTLAHLGRLTPESYSWINPSDHQKRMHLDYCFLSAGLVPRLRHAWIDLDAEGSDHLPVGFELD, encoded by the coding sequence GTGAAGTTTTTGAGCTATAACATCCAGTACGGCGTCGGTCTGGACGGCCGTTTCGATCCCGAACGCATTGCTGCAAGTCTTGAAGGCGCCGACGTGATTGCGCTGCAGGAAGTGACGCGGAATTTTCATCGCAACGGCCAGGCGGATCTTCCCGCCATTTTCCGCGATCTGATGCCGCAATACTTTTCCACCTTCTGGCCGGCCTGCGAGATCGATGCCGGTTCGGCCATCGAAAATGGCAGGGCCGTCGATCGCCGCTTCCAGTTCGGCAATATGATCCTGTCGCGTTTCCCGATCGCCGCCACACGCCTCATCCCACTTCCGCGCACCCGCACGATCTCGCCGATGAACCTGCAGCGCGGCGCCACCGAAGCGCTTATTATCACCCCTTCCGGCCCGCTGCGGGTCTATTCGGTGCATCTGGATCATGCCAATCCCGATGAGCGCATCGCCCAGATCGCCTATCTGAAGGAAAAGGCGCTGTCTTATCCGCGCCAAGGCGGCGCGATGACCGGCGGTGGCGATTTCGGCTTTACCGAGCTGCCGCATCCGGAAGATTTCGTGTTGATGGGCGATTTCAACATGGAGCCGGAAGGCGCCGAATATCGCACGATGACCGGCACGCGCGACGCCTATTACGGCCGCTCGCTGCGGCTCGAAAACCCGGTGGACACATTGGCGCATCTCGGCCGGCTGACGCCCGAAAGCTACAGCTGGATCAATCCCAGCGACCATCAAAAGCGCATGCATCTGGACTATTGTTTCCTCAGTGCCGGTCTGGTGCCGCGATTGCGGCATGCCTGGATCGATCTGGACGCCGAAGGCTCCGACCACCTGCCGGTCGGCTTCGAACTGGACTAG
- a CDS encoding nicotinate-nucleotide adenylyltransferase: protein MTVGLFGGSFNPPHDGHVLVADIALRRLGLQQLWWMVTPGNPLKSRNHLAPLSERIALSEKIAHDPRIKVTAFEQSLGQSYTARTLEKIRERNRGIRFVWIMGADNLKNFHHWQDWQKIACTFPIAVIDRPGDTLSYLSSKMAKTFDYARVDEAHAASLAWRKAPAWTFIHGPRSPLSSTALRAKS from the coding sequence ATGACCGTTGGATTGTTCGGCGGTTCGTTCAATCCGCCGCATGACGGCCATGTGCTGGTTGCCGATATCGCGCTGCGCCGGCTTGGTCTTCAGCAGCTCTGGTGGATGGTCACGCCAGGCAATCCGCTGAAGAGCCGCAATCATCTGGCGCCACTTTCAGAACGGATCGCGCTCAGCGAGAAAATCGCCCATGATCCGCGCATCAAGGTGACGGCCTTCGAGCAATCGCTCGGCCAGAGCTACACCGCCCGAACGCTGGAAAAAATCCGGGAGCGAAATCGCGGCATCCGTTTCGTCTGGATCATGGGCGCCGACAATCTGAAGAATTTTCACCACTGGCAGGACTGGCAGAAGATCGCCTGCACCTTCCCCATCGCTGTCATCGACCGCCCCGGCGACACGCTGTCCTATCTGTCCTCGAAGATGGCGAAAACCTTCGATTACGCCCGCGTGGACGAAGCCCATGCCGCAAGCCTTGCCTGGCGCAAGGCACCCGCCTGGACGTTCATCCACGGACCGCGCTCACCGCTCAGCTCCACGGCGCTGCGGGCGAAATCTTGA
- the rsfS gene encoding ribosome silencing factor translates to MPVLFTWKGKPLTTVHAKGNVTRIFPQSPERSDEAAARALQLVLGSLEDSKAEDIVTINIAGKSALGDYMVVVSGRSSRHVMAIADHLITDLKDGGQGNARVEGLETGDWVLIDGGDIIVHVFRPEIREFYNIEKMWAAPDMEDGTLH, encoded by the coding sequence ATGCCTGTTCTGTTCACCTGGAAAGGAAAACCTCTGACAACAGTACACGCGAAGGGAAATGTCACTCGCATTTTCCCGCAAAGCCCGGAACGCAGCGACGAAGCCGCTGCCCGTGCTCTTCAGCTGGTTCTCGGCAGTCTCGAGGACTCGAAGGCAGAAGATATTGTCACCATCAACATTGCCGGCAAATCTGCGCTGGGAGACTACATGGTCGTGGTCTCAGGGCGCTCGAGCAGGCATGTCATGGCGATTGCCGATCACCTGATCACTGATCTTAAGGACGGTGGCCAGGGTAATGCCCGCGTTGAAGGTCTGGAGACCGGCGACTGGGTGCTGATCGACGGCGGCGACATTATCGTTCACGTCTTCCGCCCGGAAATCCGCGAGTTCTACAACATCGAGAAGATGTGGGCCGCGCCAGACATGGAAGACGGCACTTTGCACTGA
- a CDS encoding RNA pyrophosphohydrolase, with the protein MSKDKSKPVKAEDLPYRPCVGIMVLNREGLVWAGRRIPVGNSEYDGSAQLWQMPQGGIDKGEDPLKAAYRELYEETGMTTVSLLAEAPDWINYDLPPHLMGIGLKGKYRGQTQRWFAFRFEGDESEIAINPPPGGHEPEFDEWAWKPMQALPDLIVTFKRGVYENVVGAFAHLADDASPHP; encoded by the coding sequence ATGAGCAAGGACAAATCGAAACCGGTCAAGGCTGAGGATCTGCCATACCGTCCCTGCGTTGGCATCATGGTGCTGAACCGGGAGGGTCTTGTCTGGGCCGGGCGGCGCATTCCGGTTGGCAATTCCGAATATGATGGCTCGGCCCAGCTCTGGCAGATGCCACAGGGCGGCATCGACAAAGGCGAGGACCCGCTAAAGGCGGCCTACCGCGAGCTTTATGAAGAAACCGGCATGACGACCGTTTCGCTGCTTGCGGAAGCCCCAGACTGGATCAACTATGATCTGCCGCCCCACCTGATGGGCATCGGCCTGAAAGGCAAATATCGCGGTCAGACCCAGCGCTGGTTCGCTTTCCGTTTCGAGGGCGACGAATCCGAAATCGCCATCAATCCGCCACCCGGCGGCCACGAGCCGGAATTCGACGAATGGGCCTGGAAGCCGATGCAGGCGCTGCCCGATCTGATCGTGACGTTCAAACGCGGCGTTTATGAGAATGTCGTGGGGGCGTTCGCGCATCTGGCGGATGACGCGTCACCACACCCATAA
- a CDS encoding murein hydrolase activator EnvC family protein, translating to MTVLLLAATGAPAQTPENPGQTPPETAGQVPAQADPAANLALKRDSTRSELEALSKTITLSNDRAAQLQAGIAELEKTSESLRTALVASADKRKALEQQIIDGEDKLNTLRTKEDAVHASLRARRGVLAEVLAALQRMGRNPPPALLVTPEDALGSVRSAILLGAVVPGIRHETENLAADLKALAGVRKEIVTQKQALGDDMTARLEEERRMNMLIVEKQKLKQRSATELASERRKAEQLAAQATSLEGLIGSIESEITSARDAAAAARAEEENRRLMSEAQRNEARALANSTTPDKNRIAPAYAFSDLQKKLALPVAGSVLRTFGDADGTGHSLQGMMLETNAGALVTAPSDGWIVFAGTFRSYGQMIILNPGDGYHVVLSGLEDVTVQQGQFVVAGEPLGTMGNKRVASATALALETERPTLYIEFRKDGKPVDSRPWWTAADTGKARNDS from the coding sequence ATGACCGTTCTCCTGCTTGCCGCCACGGGTGCCCCGGCGCAAACTCCGGAAAATCCCGGTCAAACCCCACCGGAAACCGCTGGACAGGTTCCGGCGCAAGCCGATCCCGCTGCAAACCTCGCCTTGAAACGCGACAGTACCCGCAGCGAACTGGAAGCCCTGTCGAAGACCATTACGCTCTCCAATGACCGCGCCGCGCAATTGCAGGCCGGGATCGCCGAGCTCGAAAAAACCAGTGAATCGCTGCGCACGGCGCTGGTCGCATCGGCCGATAAGCGCAAGGCATTGGAACAGCAGATCATCGACGGCGAAGATAAGCTGAACACGTTGCGGACAAAGGAAGACGCCGTTCACGCTTCCCTGCGCGCCCGGCGCGGGGTGCTGGCTGAAGTTCTGGCAGCGCTGCAGCGCATGGGCCGCAACCCGCCGCCGGCTCTTCTGGTGACCCCGGAAGACGCGCTGGGCTCGGTGCGAAGCGCCATCCTTCTTGGCGCGGTCGTTCCCGGCATCCGCCACGAAACGGAAAACCTTGCGGCCGACCTGAAAGCCCTTGCAGGCGTCCGCAAGGAAATCGTCACCCAGAAGCAGGCTCTCGGCGACGATATGACGGCGCGGCTCGAGGAAGAGCGGCGCATGAACATGCTGATCGTTGAAAAACAGAAGCTGAAGCAGCGCAGCGCCACCGAACTTGCCTCAGAACGCCGCAAGGCCGAGCAGCTTGCCGCGCAGGCAACCAGCCTTGAAGGGCTGATCGGCTCGATCGAAAGCGAGATTACATCTGCCCGTGATGCGGCCGCGGCCGCCAGGGCCGAAGAGGAAAATCGCCGGCTGATGTCGGAGGCCCAGCGCAACGAGGCCCGCGCGCTGGCCAACAGCACGACGCCCGACAAAAACCGTATTGCGCCTGCATATGCGTTTTCGGACCTGCAGAAAAAACTCGCACTTCCGGTTGCCGGATCTGTCCTGCGCACGTTCGGCGACGCCGACGGCACGGGGCACTCCCTTCAGGGCATGATGCTTGAGACCAATGCGGGGGCTTTGGTGACGGCGCCGTCGGATGGCTGGATCGTTTTTGCCGGCACGTTCCGCAGCTATGGCCAGATGATCATTCTCAATCCCGGCGACGGCTATCACGTCGTTCTGTCCGGTTTGGAAGACGTGACAGTGCAGCAGGGCCAGTTCGTCGTTGCCGGTGAACCGCTTGGGACCATGGGTAACAAAAGAGTGGCCAGCGCCACTGCATTGGCGCTGGAAACCGAACGTCCGACGCTTTACATTGAATTCAGGAAAGACGGAAAACCGGTTGATTCCCGACCATGGTGGACCGCAGCAGACACCGGAAAGGCACGCAATGATTCATAG
- the proB gene encoding glutamate 5-kinase, with product MTPQRKPLEKYRRIVIKIGSALLVDRKTGLKKQWLNAMCADIAALRSKGVEVLVVSSGAIALGRSVLDLAPGALKLEESQAAAAVGQIALARAWSESLSADEIVAGQILLTLGDTEERRRYLNARATISQLLKMRAVPIINENDTVATTEIRYGDNDRLAARVATMTGADLLVLLSDIDGLYTAPPHLDPNAQFLETIAEITPDIEAMAGGAASELSRGGMRTKIDAGKIATGAGCAMIIASGKVDHPLSAIGEGARSSWFAPSGSPVTARKTWIAGQLLPAGSLAIDAGAETALRSGKSLLPAGVRQVTGSFSRGDTIAIIGAEGREIARGLAGYDADEARQIAGKKSADIAVILGYAGRAAMVHRDDMVMTVSAKRETDAVRSDAHA from the coding sequence ATGACGCCGCAACGCAAACCGCTGGAAAAATACCGCCGGATTGTGATCAAGATCGGCTCGGCCCTGCTTGTGGATCGCAAGACGGGACTGAAGAAGCAATGGCTGAATGCCATGTGCGCCGATATTGCGGCCTTGAGGTCCAAGGGCGTCGAGGTCCTCGTCGTCTCCTCCGGCGCCATTGCGCTGGGGCGTTCGGTGCTCGATCTTGCCCCCGGCGCGCTTAAACTTGAGGAAAGCCAGGCGGCAGCGGCCGTCGGCCAGATCGCGCTTGCCCGCGCCTGGTCCGAAAGCCTGTCGGCGGACGAGATCGTTGCCGGCCAGATTCTCTTGACGCTGGGCGATACCGAGGAGCGGCGGCGTTATCTCAATGCCCGCGCCACGATCAGCCAGCTCCTGAAGATGCGTGCCGTGCCGATCATCAACGAGAACGATACGGTCGCCACGACCGAAATCCGCTACGGCGACAATGATCGCCTGGCCGCCCGCGTCGCCACCATGACCGGCGCCGATCTGCTGGTGCTTCTGTCCGATATCGATGGGCTCTACACCGCCCCGCCGCATCTCGATCCCAATGCGCAATTCCTTGAGACCATCGCGGAAATCACGCCCGATATCGAAGCAATGGCAGGCGGGGCCGCCTCCGAACTGTCACGCGGCGGCATGCGCACCAAGATCGATGCCGGCAAGATCGCCACGGGTGCCGGCTGCGCCATGATCATTGCGTCCGGCAAGGTTGATCATCCGCTGTCGGCGATCGGCGAGGGCGCCCGCTCCTCCTGGTTTGCACCGTCGGGTTCGCCGGTGACGGCACGCAAGACCTGGATAGCCGGACAGTTGCTGCCGGCAGGCAGCCTTGCCATCGACGCCGGCGCCGAAACGGCGCTCCGATCCGGCAAGAGCCTGCTTCCGGCCGGTGTCCGCCAGGTGACGGGATCGTTCAGCCGCGGTGATACGATCGCCATTATCGGGGCGGAAGGCCGCGAGATTGCCAGGGGGCTGGCCGGTTACGATGCCGATGAAGCCCGCCAGATTGCGGGCAAGAAATCGGCGGATATTGCCGTTATCCTGGGATATGCGGGACGCGCCGCGATGGTGCATCGCGACGATATGGTGATGACCGTATCTGCGAAGCGGGAGACGGATGCAGTGAGGAGCGACGCTCATGCTTGA
- a CDS encoding glutamate-5-semialdehyde dehydrogenase, producing the protein MLDDARKKEVQELMAVIGRQARAASRPLATASAERKHAALISMASHIVAHKDDILAANALDLENARETGVAASFLDRLTLSETRVLDMANAIRAIAELPDPVGDILAEWDRPNGLHIERVRTPLGVIGVIYESRPNVTADAGALCLKAGNTVILRGGSDSLHSSQAIHACMVQGLKDAGLPVHAIQMVPVSDRSAVGAMLTGLGGSIDVIVPRGGKSLVARVQNEARVPVFAHLEGLCHVYVDASADLEMAKKIVVNAKMRRTGICGSAETLLIDSKAKDKFVVPLIAALRDAGCEVRASEEIREIVPGLIAATEEDWATEYLDAIISVTLVDGIEGAIDHISSWSSAHTEAVIAEDPAVVERFFAEVDSAILLHNASTQFADGGEFGMGGEIGIATGKMHARGPVGVEQLTSFKYRVRGTGQVRP; encoded by the coding sequence ATGCTTGACGATGCACGAAAAAAGGAAGTTCAGGAATTGATGGCCGTGATCGGCCGTCAGGCCCGTGCCGCCAGCCGGCCGCTTGCCACGGCGTCGGCCGAACGAAAACACGCAGCCCTCATCAGCATGGCCAGCCATATCGTCGCCCACAAGGACGACATTCTCGCCGCCAATGCGCTTGACCTGGAAAACGCCCGCGAAACCGGCGTCGCCGCATCCTTTCTCGACCGGCTGACCCTGTCGGAAACCCGCGTCCTCGATATGGCCAATGCCATCCGGGCAATCGCCGAACTGCCCGATCCCGTCGGCGATATTCTTGCCGAGTGGGATCGTCCGAACGGCCTGCATATCGAGCGCGTGCGCACGCCGCTCGGCGTTATCGGCGTCATCTATGAAAGCCGTCCGAACGTCACGGCCGACGCCGGCGCGCTGTGCCTCAAGGCCGGTAATACCGTGATCCTGCGCGGCGGCTCAGACAGCCTTCATTCATCGCAGGCTATCCATGCCTGCATGGTGCAGGGACTGAAAGATGCCGGACTTCCAGTGCATGCGATCCAGATGGTCCCGGTTTCCGATCGTTCGGCCGTCGGCGCCATGCTGACCGGTCTTGGCGGCTCGATCGACGTCATCGTCCCGCGCGGCGGCAAAAGCCTTGTCGCCCGCGTCCAGAACGAAGCCCGCGTCCCGGTCTTTGCCCATCTGGAAGGCCTTTGCCACGTCTATGTCGATGCTTCCGCTGATCTGGAGATGGCGAAAAAGATCGTTGTCAACGCCAAGATGCGCCGCACCGGCATTTGCGGCTCGGCCGAAACGCTGCTGATCGACAGTAAGGCCAAGGATAAATTCGTCGTCCCGCTGATTGCTGCCCTTCGCGATGCCGGCTGCGAGGTGCGCGCCAGCGAAGAAATCCGCGAGATTGTACCGGGACTGATTGCAGCGACCGAGGAAGACTGGGCAACGGAATATCTCGATGCGATCATTTCGGTGACGCTCGTCGATGGTATCGAAGGCGCGATCGATCATATCTCGTCCTGGTCGTCGGCCCATACGGAAGCCGTCATTGCCGAAGATCCGGCCGTCGTCGAACGCTTCTTTGCGGAGGTCGATTCGGCCATCCTCCTGCACAATGCCTCGACCCAGTTTGCCGATGGCGGCGAATTCGGCATGGGCGGCGAGATTGGCATCGCCACCGGCAAGATGCATGCGCGCGGACCGGTCGGCGTCGAACAGTTGACCTCGTTCAAATACAGGGTGCGCGGCACCGGTCAGGTCCGGCCGTAA
- a CDS encoding S41 family peptidase translates to MIHRTSLVLVGALMGAAATGVVYSSIVPAVAANPSTYRELSVFGDVFERVRAQYVTPPQDDKLIENAINGMLSSLDPHSSYMNSTDAEDMRTQTKGEFGGLGIEVTMEDDLVKVTSPIDDTPAAKAGVLAGDFISKIDGADVRGLKLEEAVDKMRGAVGQAIKLTILRKGAEKPIELTIVRDIIAVRAVKFRTEDDVGYVRVISFTEKTYDDLKNAIEKIKAQVPADKLKGYVLDLRLNPGGLLDQAINVSDAFLERGEVVSTRGRNPDETRRFNATPGDLTDGKPVIVLVNGGSASASEIVAGALQDLKRATVLGTRSFGKGSVQTIIPLGEAGALRLTTALYYTPSGKSIQGTGISPDIKVEQPLLAELLGKVETTSESSLRGHIKGQNENDEGSGSVAYVPPETKDDLQLNYALDLLRGKKSDPAFPANPEKAELKP, encoded by the coding sequence ATGATTCATAGAACGTCACTTGTTCTGGTCGGGGCACTCATGGGTGCAGCGGCCACGGGCGTTGTATATTCCTCCATCGTCCCGGCCGTCGCGGCCAATCCGTCGACCTATCGCGAACTGTCGGTTTTCGGCGATGTTTTCGAGCGCGTGCGGGCGCAATATGTGACGCCGCCGCAGGACGACAAGCTGATCGAAAATGCCATCAACGGCATGCTTTCGTCGCTGGATCCCCATTCGAGCTACATGAATTCGACCGACGCCGAAGACATGCGCACCCAGACCAAGGGTGAGTTCGGCGGTCTCGGCATCGAAGTCACCATGGAAGACGATCTCGTAAAAGTGACCAGCCCGATCGATGATACACCGGCCGCCAAGGCTGGCGTTCTCGCCGGTGACTTCATTTCCAAGATCGACGGTGCCGACGTGCGCGGCCTGAAGCTTGAGGAAGCCGTCGACAAGATGCGCGGCGCAGTCGGCCAGGCGATCAAGCTGACCATCCTGCGCAAGGGTGCTGAAAAGCCGATCGAACTGACGATCGTTCGCGACATCATCGCCGTTCGCGCCGTCAAGTTCCGCACGGAAGACGATGTCGGTTATGTCCGCGTCATCTCGTTTACCGAAAAGACCTATGACGACCTGAAAAACGCTATCGAAAAGATCAAGGCGCAGGTCCCGGCCGACAAGCTGAAGGGCTATGTGCTGGACCTTCGCCTCAACCCAGGCGGTCTGCTCGACCAGGCGATCAACGTCTCCGACGCGTTTCTGGAACGTGGCGAAGTGGTTTCGACCCGTGGCCGCAATCCCGACGAGACCCGCCGTTTCAACGCGACACCCGGCGATCTGACCGACGGTAAGCCGGTGATCGTGCTCGTCAACGGCGGTTCGGCTTCGGCATCGGAAATCGTCGCCGGCGCCCTGCAGGACCTGAAGCGCGCCACGGTTCTCGGCACGCGTTCGTTCGGCAAGGGCTCGGTCCAGACCATCATCCCGCTCGGCGAAGCCGGCGCGCTGCGTCTCACCACCGCGCTCTATTACACGCCATCGGGCAAATCGATCCAGGGCACCGGCATTTCGCCGGATATCAAGGTCGAACAGCCGCTGCTAGCGGAACTGCTCGGCAAGGTCGAAACGACGAGCGAATCCAGCCTGCGCGGCCATATCAAGGGCCAGAACGAAAATGACGAGGGCTCCGGCTCGGTTGCCTACGTCCCGCCGGAAACCAAGGACGATCTGCAGCTGAACTATGCGCTTGACCTCCTGCGCGGCAAGAAATCGGACCCGGCCTTCCCGGCCAATCCGGAAAAAGCCGAACTGAAGCCGTAG
- a CDS encoding divergent polysaccharide deacetylase family protein: MGTDLNAPLGQNRKTRSSKSQKSGLTFGRLSLGVCALALAGISVWSVVKPTGLIAPPDTKIVADAAQPGEKAVPDPAATPNTLKQQKTSGALSGAHVEETLTDDGSIVTKFSPKQRDGEGPAFIEVGRTKGQDPRLATFPNDELLEDSPQGRLPVTGPDGLRPMDQYARPWSGARGIRIALVVGGLGLSQTGTQNALRQLSPDVTMAFAATGNSLQRWMQEARRSGHEILLQVPFEPFDYPDNNPGPHTLRVGLDAKKNLSELHYSLAQITNYTGIMNFLGGRFLSDAGALEPVMRDIGRRGLLFLDDATSAQTLTGTLAGTIGVPHGFADMVVDDQIDRTAILKKLDELERIARRNGGAIGVASAFDESVAAISQWMDEAGTRGIEFVGVSALVKDPQQQ, encoded by the coding sequence TTGGGAACAGATCTCAACGCTCCTCTTGGTCAGAACCGCAAGACGCGTTCCTCCAAATCGCAAAAATCAGGCCTGACATTCGGCCGTCTGTCGCTGGGTGTCTGCGCCCTTGCGCTCGCCGGAATTTCCGTCTGGAGCGTGGTGAAGCCAACCGGCCTGATCGCGCCACCGGACACGAAAATCGTGGCGGATGCAGCCCAACCAGGCGAAAAGGCAGTGCCTGACCCCGCAGCCACTCCCAACACGCTCAAGCAACAGAAGACAAGCGGTGCGCTGTCCGGCGCCCATGTCGAGGAAACGCTGACAGACGACGGTTCGATCGTCACCAAATTCTCGCCCAAGCAGCGCGACGGGGAGGGGCCTGCCTTCATTGAAGTCGGCCGCACCAAGGGTCAGGATCCGCGCCTGGCAACTTTCCCGAATGACGAACTGCTGGAAGACAGTCCGCAAGGGCGGCTGCCGGTCACAGGACCGGACGGACTACGCCCGATGGATCAATATGCGCGGCCCTGGTCCGGCGCCCGCGGTATCCGCATCGCGCTGGTGGTCGGCGGCCTTGGCCTCAGCCAGACCGGCACGCAGAATGCGCTGCGGCAACTGTCCCCCGATGTGACGATGGCCTTTGCCGCGACCGGCAACAGCCTGCAGCGCTGGATGCAGGAGGCGCGCCGCAGCGGCCATGAAATCCTGTTGCAGGTGCCGTTTGAGCCCTTCGACTATCCGGACAACAATCCCGGCCCCCATACGCTGCGCGTCGGGCTGGATGCGAAGAAGAACCTGTCGGAACTGCATTATTCCCTGGCGCAGATCACCAATTATACTGGCATCATGAATTTCCTCGGCGGGCGTTTTCTCTCCGACGCCGGCGCGCTGGAGCCGGTGATGCGCGATATTGGCAGGCGCGGGCTGTTGTTTCTTGACGACGCGACATCGGCGCAGACGCTGACGGGGACACTGGCCGGAACGATCGGCGTGCCGCATGGATTTGCCGATATGGTCGTCGATGACCAGATTGACCGGACAGCGATCCTGAAGAAACTCGATGAACTCGAGCGTATCGCCAGACGCAATGGCGGCGCGATCGGCGTCGCGTCCGCCTTCGATGAAAGCGTGGCAGCCATTTCCCAATGGATGGACGAGGCGGGGACGCGGGGCATCGAATTTGTCGGCGTCTCGGCGCTCGTCAAGGATCCGCAACAGCAATAG
- the rlmH gene encoding 23S rRNA (pseudouridine(1915)-N(3))-methyltransferase RlmH: MRVGLFAVGRLKAGPEKDLAARYLDRFAKAGPAIGLELSRIAEVPESRGSSSDTRKREEAALLEKSLPDASLLILLDERGKALDSEGFAALIGTFRDSGKRDLTIAIGGADGLDPALHARADAVICLGKMTWPHQLVRILVAEQLYRAVTILSGHPYHRV; this comes from the coding sequence ATGCGGGTTGGCCTTTTTGCCGTCGGGCGTCTCAAGGCTGGTCCGGAAAAAGATCTTGCGGCCCGTTATCTCGACCGTTTTGCCAAGGCCGGCCCTGCGATCGGCCTTGAACTTTCGCGAATTGCCGAAGTGCCCGAAAGCCGCGGCTCAAGTTCGGACACGCGCAAGCGCGAGGAAGCGGCCCTGCTTGAAAAATCCCTGCCGGACGCCAGTCTTCTCATTCTCCTCGACGAACGCGGCAAGGCGCTCGATTCGGAAGGGTTCGCCGCCCTGATCGGCACCTTCCGCGACAGCGGCAAACGCGACCTGACGATCGCGATCGGCGGCGCCGACGGCCTCGATCCCGCCCTTCACGCCAGGGCCGATGCCGTCATCTGCCTTGGTAAAATGACCTGGCCGCATCAATTGGTGCGAATCCTCGTCGCAGAACAGCTCTACCGGGCCGTCACCATCCTCTCGGGCCATCCCTATCATCGCGTTTGA
- the obgE gene encoding GTPase ObgE yields MKFLDETKVYIRSGDGGAGAVSFRREKFIEFGGPDGGDGGRGGDVWVEAVNGLNTLIDFRFQQHFKAGTGIHGMGRNRTGAGGGDVTLKVPVGTQIFEEDSETMIVDMIAEGQRFRLAAGGNGGFGNTHFKSSTNQAPNWANPGLEGEEKTIWLRLKLIADAGLVGLPNAGKSTFLATTTRARPKIANYPFTTLHPNLGVATIDGREFILADIPGLIEGAHDGVGLGDRFLGHVERTRVLLHLVSAQEEDVAKAYKTVKFELEAYGGELLDKPEIVALSQIDVLDPTELKKKQKALAKASGQTPLLLSAVVGTGMTETLRALRDIIVAAQTQVDED; encoded by the coding sequence ATGAAATTTCTTGACGAAACAAAAGTCTATATCCGGTCCGGCGACGGCGGAGCTGGCGCTGTGTCGTTCCGGCGTGAGAAATTCATCGAGTTCGGCGGTCCGGATGGCGGCGATGGCGGCCGTGGCGGCGACGTCTGGGTGGAGGCCGTCAACGGCTTGAACACGCTGATCGATTTCCGTTTTCAGCAGCATTTCAAGGCCGGCACGGGCATTCACGGCATGGGCCGCAACCGCACGGGTGCCGGCGGCGGCGATGTGACGCTGAAGGTTCCGGTCGGCACGCAGATCTTCGAAGAAGATTCCGAGACAATGATCGTCGATATGATTGCCGAGGGTCAGCGCTTTCGCCTGGCGGCCGGCGGCAATGGCGGTTTCGGCAATACGCATTTCAAATCCTCCACCAATCAGGCCCCGAACTGGGCCAATCCGGGGCTTGAGGGCGAGGAAAAAACCATCTGGCTGCGGCTGAAGCTGATTGCCGATGCCGGTCTGGTCGGATTGCCGAATGCCGGTAAATCGACCTTCCTGGCAACGACGACGCGTGCCCGCCCGAAGATTGCCAATTATCCCTTCACGACGCTGCATCCGAACCTCGGCGTGGCAACGATCGACGGCCGCGAATTCATTCTGGCCGATATTCCCGGCCTGATCGAAGGCGCCCATGACGGCGTTGGCCTCGGCGACCGGTTCCTCGGCCATGTCGAGCGCACCCGGGTGCTGCTGCATCTGGTGTCCGCGCAGGAAGAAGATGTTGCCAAGGCGTACAAGACGGTCAAATTCGAGCTCGAAGCCTATGGCGGCGAGCTGCTCGACAAGCCGGAAATCGTGGCGCTGTCGCAGATCGACGTGCTGGACCCAACCGAACTGAAGAAGAAGCAGAAGGCGCTGGCAAAGGCCAGCGGCCAGACACCGCTGCTGCTGTCGGCCGTGGTCGGCACCGGCATGACCGAAACATTGCGCGCGCTGCGCGATATCATTGTCGCGGCGCAGACCCAGGTGGACGAAGACTGA